A window of Castanea sativa cultivar Marrone di Chiusa Pesio chromosome 1, ASM4071231v1 contains these coding sequences:
- the LOC142631065 gene encoding uncharacterized protein LOC142631065, translating into MEYLGFLINKKCSKKEWTPLKASEHNIDISHLFFADDLILFAKADMVGAKAIKDVLNKFFKESGQVVSVEKSCIYFSRNVPSNVKQDICDILDISETSALGKYLGFPINHKGAARNIFNFIAERLISKLAGWKAKFLSFVGRTVLRGCLTDSLSKRLSKDPNKLPCSSIWVAIKVGFPIFKQGICWSVGNKSELSFWESNWVQGITVRELIKGPLTHQEEAMIVADMHQNGSWDWGKISFVLPQDMVDRIQAISIQLFGEIEDIMTWRFPRDGEFNLSSAYYQSLPEHVTSSLSRAVRSEGWIHFQKSSIFFGLVITEASL; encoded by the exons ATGGAGTATCTTGGGTTTCTCATCAATAAAAAGTGTTCGAAAAAGGAATGGACTCCCTTGAAGGCATCCGAGCACAACATTGATATTTCACACTTATTCTTCGCCGATGACCTCATACTTTTTGCAAAAGCTGACATGGTAGGAGCCAAGGCAATTAAGGATGTGCTAAACAAATTTTTCAAGGAATCTGGGCAAGTGGTTAGTGTAGAAAAATCCTGCATTTACTTCTCACGCAATGTTCCTTCAAATGTCAAGCAGGATATTTGCGATATTTTGGACATCTCTGAGACTTCGGCCTTGGGGAAATACTTGGGCTTTCCCATTAATCATAAAGGGGCAGCAAGGAACATATTTAATTTCATTGCAGAAAGATTGATCTCTAAGCTTGCGGGGTGGAAGGCCAAATTCCTCTCCTTTGTTGGAAGGACTGTGCTAAGGGGTTGCCTCACCGACTCACTT TCGAAAAGGTTGTCAAAAGACCCCAACAAGCTCCCATGTTCTTCTATTTGGGTTGCAATAAAGGTAGGATTTCCTATTTTCAAACAAGGCATCTGCTGGAGTGTAGGAAATAAGTCTGAGCTGAGTTTTTGGGAGAGTAATTGGGTCCAGGGCATCACTGTGAGGGAGCTTATTAAAGGCCCTCTCACTCATCAGGAAGAAGCCATGATTGTTGCTGATATGCACCAGAATGGAAGCTGGGATTGGGGGAAAATTTCCTTCGTTCTTCCTCAAGACATGGTGGACAGAATCCAGGCCATCTCCATTCAGTTGTTTGGTGAAATAGAAGACATCATGACATGGAGATTCCCTCGGGATGGGGAGTTCAATCTATCCTCGGCCTACTATCAATCACTTCCTGAGCATGTAACTTCTTCCCTTTCACGAGCTGTTAGGTCTGAAGGCTGGATACACTTCCAAAAATCAAGCATTTTCTTTGGACTTGTCATCACAGAAGCATCCCTGTAA
- the LOC142605867 gene encoding uncharacterized protein LOC142605867, protein MGSRQGPPKHQNKFAWKPNAGVKINETEVGGRFRPLSEVTGVCLRCKEQIEWKRRYGKYKSLTEPAKCQRCSKRAVRQAYHNLCPGCAKEQSVCAKCRCRVGRIVGRDSSEVEAEQKLLDEAIKNARERDRRTLLRAMNKDKSKSSAKATANEENKVGELISNVSLEEHAELSEDDTGDEGDEDLGLN, encoded by the exons ATGGGCAGCAGGCAAGGACCCCCAAAGCACCAAAACAAATTCGCCTGGAAACCCAACGCCGGCGTCAAGATCAACGAAACG GAAGTCGGCGGAAGGTTTAGGCCGTTGTCCGAGGTTACGGGCGTGTGCCTACGTTGTAAAGAGCAGATCGAATGGAAACGCCGTTACGGAAAATACAAGTCCCTCACCGAACCTGCCAAatg TCAACGATGTTCCAAACGCGCCGTTCGTCAAGCTTACCATAATCTCTGTCCTG GTTGTGCTAAGGAGCAGAGTGTATGCGCAAAATGCCGTTGCCGTGTGGGTCGTATAGTCGGAag AGATTCTTCAGAAGTAGAGGCCGAGCAGAAGTTGCTTGACGAg GCCATTAAGAATGCTCGAGAAAGAGACCGGAGGACTCTGCTACGTGCA ATGAACAAAGATAAATCTAAAAGTTCAGCCAAAGCTACAGCCAATGAAGAAAACAAGGTTGGGGAGTTAATTTCCAATGTCTCACTTGAGGAACATGCTGAGCTGAGTGAAGATGATACTGGTGATGAGGGAGATGAGGATCTAGGTTTGAATTAA